From Qipengyuania psychrotolerans:
GCTTTGTTCGGCTGCTTCGGTCGGCGATCTGAGCGAATTGAGACGATTGGTTGCCAGCGGGGCGGACATCCTGCAAGCGGACTACGACGGAAGAACGGCCCTTCACCTCGCTGCATCCGAAGGTCGTATTGGTGTTGTGCATTTTCTCCTGTCGATTGGGGCTAATGCAAAGCAGAAAGACCGCTGGGGCAATACAGCCCTCGCCGATGCAAAGCGTGAGGGTAAGGCAGATGTGGTGGAGATACTCTCCGCCATAGAGGCAGCCGAACCTATCAAACCCAAGCTGCGCCAAAGAGCCGCTTGAAGGTTGAAGGGGTAGCGAAATGCTTCAGATTGATCTCCTTGGCTCAGTTTCCGTGAGCGAATATGAAAAGAGCATTGCGCTTCCTGCATCACGCAAGACGAGGGCGCTCATCGCATTTCTGGCTATCGAGACAGGTCCACATACCCGCTCGGCGCTATGCGATATGTTCTGGGAAATACCTGATGATCCGCGAGCATCTCTCCGCTGGTCGCTCAGCAAGCTGCGCACCGTCCTAAATTCGGATGGTCACGAGAGGCTCTTGGCTGATCGACAAAGTGTGCATCTCGAACTGAAAGATGCCGCGGTTGACTATTTGTCAGTTCGAGAGGCCATTCGAAATCCCGCTGGAGGTATCGATGATCTGATAAAGGCATGGGACATGTCCGGCAGCGAATTGCTGGAAGACTGCGAACTCTCGAACCAAGCGGATTTCATGATCTGGCTTGGTCAGCAGCGCAACGAGCTCTCGAGAATGCGATTTGAAATTGCCAAGCGTGTGGCATTGGCAGACCAGCTTTCGACTACAGATCGGGACAGGTGGGCCGAACGCTGGCTGAACGAGGCCCCGTTTGATTACGAGGCGGCTGAAAATGCAGTTGCTTCCAAACGTGCAATCGGGATGGAAGCCCAAGCTGTACAACTCACTGCAGACCTCCAGCGAAGTTTCCGCGAAGCAGGGTTGCCTACACCGGGTTTTTCCAGAGAGAGCCTGTCCGCGCCGGGACCCGCACCGACCGTCGGGCTGGCAATGAAGGCTGCAGCGCCGCGGCAATCTATTCGCTTTGTGCAGGCAAAGGATAGAACCTCCATTGCATGGGCAAGTGTAGGCGGAAGGGATAATCCTCCGCTTATCAAGGCCGCGAACTGGCTAAATCATCTGGAATTGGACTGGGAGGCACCGATCTGGAGTCCACTTTTTCGGGAGCTGGCGAAATCCTTTCATCTCGTTCGTTATGACGAGCGTGGTTGTGGTCTATCCGATTGGGAAGTCCCCGAAATCGATTTCGAGAGCTTCG
This genomic window contains:
- a CDS encoding alpha/beta hydrolase; this translates as MLQIDLLGSVSVSEYEKSIALPASRKTRALIAFLAIETGPHTRSALCDMFWEIPDDPRASLRWSLSKLRTVLNSDGHERLLADRQSVHLELKDAAVDYLSVREAIRNPAGGIDDLIKAWDMSGSELLEDCELSNQADFMIWLGQQRNELSRMRFEIAKRVALADQLSTTDRDRWAERWLNEAPFDYEAAENAVASKRAIGMEAQAVQLTADLQRSFREAGLPTPGFSRESLSAPGPAPTVGLAMKAAAPRQSIRFVQAKDRTSIAWASVGGRDNPPLIKAANWLNHLELDWEAPIWSPLFRELAKSFHLVRYDERGCGLSDWEVPEIDFESFVDDLKLVADASGLETFPLLGISQGAAVSIEFAARYPERVSKLILFGGYPCGWRHTAKEEEVREREAVMVLTETGWGRDNPVYRHMFSQTFMPDATVDELAWFDEFQRLTTSPENAVRFLEAFSTLDVRHSLAKVKCPTLVVHSQRDQRIPLAVGVNMASQIPHARFLSVNSNNHLLLGRELASTQFVREVADFLLD